A region of Alteromonadaceae bacterium 2753L.S.0a.02 DNA encodes the following proteins:
- a CDS encoding dethiobiotin synthetase — protein MSKYFFVTGTDTDSGKTFIATALLEKARSEGLQTLGLKLLAAGGENYGSGLQNEDAVKLREHATIPLRYSDVNPVLLLEPMAPHIAAAREGKCLSVAQLENGFRDALQKLPAGVEPDLCLVEGAGGWRVPLNNSDTVADLAKALQLPVILVVGLKLGCLNHALLTAEAIAGDGLNMAAWVVTQTDPNMAVADENIETLAQLLPAPCLGYVPWLDPASVTQAAEYLDLGPLELKSHS, from the coding sequence ATGTCGAAATATTTCTTTGTTACTGGCACCGATACAGATTCCGGTAAAACTTTTATCGCAACAGCTCTGCTGGAAAAAGCCCGCAGCGAGGGTTTGCAAACACTGGGCTTGAAGCTCCTGGCGGCCGGTGGTGAGAATTACGGCAGTGGTTTGCAGAATGAAGACGCGGTCAAATTACGCGAACACGCGACCATTCCATTGCGTTATTCCGATGTGAATCCCGTATTGCTTCTCGAGCCTATGGCGCCGCACATTGCTGCTGCACGTGAGGGTAAATGCTTGTCGGTGGCACAGCTTGAGAATGGCTTTCGCGATGCCCTGCAGAAACTACCTGCCGGTGTTGAGCCAGACCTGTGTCTTGTCGAAGGCGCTGGCGGTTGGCGGGTGCCGCTCAACAACTCTGACACTGTTGCTGATTTGGCGAAGGCCTTGCAGTTGCCGGTAATCTTGGTGGTGGGGCTGAAGTTAGGCTGCCTGAATCACGCGCTGCTCACTGCTGAAGCAATTGCAGGGGACGGCCTGAATATGGCCGCCTGGGTGGTGACTCAAACCGACCCCAACATGGCGGTTGCCGACGAAAATATCGAAACGCTGGCGCAACTGCTGCCGGCACCCTGCCTGGGGTATGTTCCCTGGCTCGATCCCGCGAGCGTGACCCAAGCGGCTGAGTACCTTGATCTGGGGCCTCTGGAATTAAAGTCGCACAGCTGA
- a CDS encoding PAS domain S-box-containing protein/diguanylate cyclase (GGDEF)-like protein, translating into MPAPPKPRGTSRLSYAEAFAAGVVLIAALVAVGWIFNLRLLHSFANFEFYPAMPMVNALGLLILGVAVLAVQRHLDQMILVSAISAGLLSVGCFMESVANVKLDLNMLLTPANEVRTSLISAINFAFASAILALSLKPSWHTGRIFATVVIASLYFPLASIIGFIGNAEAISRVEFFKDFALPEALGFTLFAIGILSATDNPLKSSWNSPASSVRWSTISLVGICLIAAIAAAHLALHPAWGVTAAISLFGATIIAATLLLSSLYSQNKSPSLAQNTSEASASYSEQQKYLLDFMENSGDGILMVDNTGTVLYANASAAQIFAWSKDELLHTNLHKLIPKRFRAEHLRNFHRFVQSAQQEMPYVKRGELVGLTQQGFEKALAISLFKRSDNNLVVATVRELSGIERGLAGKIKKTQLDSVTGIANRDEFLRFCENHWGQIVRKSENSYCIQLIDLDGLKNINNKYGREFGDTILQTVAATIKNRLRSGDKLFRYSSDAFVLICSHTENAAAEILAERIRTSLKVTPTRLGDNNIYVTCSIGLTLCDKLPADLVATVDHISRVLHEHDHEHRDQVIAVPPL; encoded by the coding sequence ATGCCTGCCCCCCCGAAGCCAAGAGGAACGAGCCGCCTTTCTTATGCGGAAGCATTTGCGGCCGGTGTAGTGTTGATTGCCGCCTTGGTCGCCGTTGGCTGGATTTTCAATCTGCGCCTTTTACACAGTTTTGCAAACTTCGAATTTTACCCCGCCATGCCGATGGTCAATGCGCTGGGTTTGTTGATTCTGGGCGTTGCCGTGCTTGCTGTGCAACGACACCTGGATCAGATGATACTGGTATCTGCCATTTCCGCTGGGCTGCTCAGCGTCGGCTGCTTTATGGAAAGCGTCGCCAACGTTAAGCTCGATCTCAACATGCTGCTCACCCCGGCGAATGAAGTTCGCACCTCGCTCATCAGTGCAATCAACTTTGCTTTCGCCAGTGCCATTCTGGCACTGTCTCTCAAACCTTCGTGGCACACTGGCCGGATATTCGCAACGGTGGTTATCGCCAGTCTCTATTTTCCTCTGGCCTCTATAATCGGGTTTATTGGCAACGCGGAAGCAATTTCGCGGGTAGAATTTTTCAAAGATTTTGCATTGCCGGAAGCCCTGGGCTTCACCTTGTTTGCAATCGGAATCTTGAGTGCGACAGATAACCCCTTAAAAAGCAGCTGGAACTCCCCCGCAAGCAGCGTGCGCTGGAGCACAATCAGCCTTGTGGGCATTTGTTTAATCGCCGCCATTGCCGCTGCGCACCTGGCGCTACACCCCGCCTGGGGCGTTACCGCAGCCATCTCCTTATTCGGTGCAACCATCATCGCAGCGACCCTGTTGCTCAGCAGTTTATACAGCCAAAACAAATCGCCCAGTCTGGCTCAAAATACTAGCGAAGCATCTGCCAGCTACAGCGAACAACAAAAATATTTACTCGACTTTATGGAAAACAGCGGTGATGGAATCCTAATGGTCGACAACACAGGTACCGTGCTTTACGCCAATGCATCAGCCGCGCAAATATTTGCTTGGTCAAAGGATGAATTACTGCACACCAATCTGCACAAGTTAATTCCAAAACGCTTTCGCGCCGAACATCTGCGTAACTTCCACCGTTTTGTTCAATCGGCGCAACAGGAAATGCCTTATGTAAAGAGGGGTGAACTTGTCGGGTTGACGCAACAGGGTTTCGAGAAAGCACTCGCAATCTCATTATTTAAACGTTCCGACAACAACCTCGTAGTGGCAACCGTACGCGAACTCAGTGGTATTGAACGTGGGCTGGCCGGTAAAATTAAAAAAACGCAGCTGGATAGCGTAACAGGCATTGCCAATCGCGACGAATTTTTACGCTTCTGTGAAAATCATTGGGGGCAAATTGTTCGCAAATCCGAAAACAGCTACTGCATACAGCTTATCGATCTCGACGGCTTAAAAAATATCAACAACAAGTACGGTCGCGAATTTGGTGACACCATTTTACAAACAGTGGCTGCCACGATTAAAAATCGCTTGCGTTCTGGCGATAAATTATTCCGCTACAGCTCCGATGCCTTCGTGTTGATTTGCAGTCATACGGAAAATGCTGCCGCTGAAATTCTCGCAGAACGAATCCGCACTTCCCTCAAAGTGACTCCGACACGATTGGGCGACAATAATATTTATGTCACCTGCTCCATCGGGCTCACCTTGTGCGATAAACTTCCTGCCGATCTGGTTGCTACGGTAGATCACATCTCGCGCGTACTGCACGAGCATGACCACGAACACCGGGATCAGGTCATAGCCGTACCGCCACTCTAA
- a CDS encoding ComF family protein has translation MDQSRRFFKPLNRWYQQILPNYCVLCDSPSAHPLCNFCVSNLPIIEHCCERCALPLPADAELCGECLQRPPAFDSAISVFSYQAQIPWLINQFKHRRQHAIGKQLTRACVNALPSNADYDQIIPVPLHWARLLQRGFNQAERIAMPVARHLQRPLVRAVRKTRLSKHQQNLTRKQRLANAKLNFEVCRDVDQQRILLVDDVMTTGATLESISTLLRRAGAAEITVLTLARTPKQTTYK, from the coding sequence ATGGATCAAAGTCGACGGTTTTTTAAGCCCCTTAACCGCTGGTATCAGCAAATTCTCCCAAATTATTGTGTGCTGTGTGATTCTCCCAGTGCGCACCCTCTCTGCAACTTCTGCGTGAGCAATCTACCCATCATCGAACATTGCTGCGAGCGCTGTGCACTGCCCTTGCCTGCTGATGCCGAGCTCTGTGGAGAATGTCTACAGAGACCGCCCGCGTTCGATAGCGCTATCAGTGTGTTCAGCTATCAGGCACAAATACCGTGGTTAATCAATCAATTTAAACATCGACGGCAACACGCGATCGGCAAGCAACTCACCCGTGCCTGTGTCAACGCTTTACCCTCAAACGCTGATTACGACCAGATAATTCCGGTACCTCTGCATTGGGCGCGCTTGCTGCAACGCGGCTTCAATCAAGCGGAGCGCATTGCGATGCCTGTTGCGCGGCATTTGCAACGACCGCTAGTTCGGGCGGTAAGAAAAACCCGGTTATCCAAACACCAACAAAATCTCACACGCAAACAACGCCTCGCCAATGCAAAACTGAATTTTGAGGTATGTCGCGATGTTGATCAGCAACGGATTCTGCTGGTTGATGATGTAATGACTACCGGAGCAACATTGGAGAGTATCAGCACCCTATTGCGACGTGCCGGCGCTGCTGAAATAACGGTTTTAACCCTGGCACGAACACCGAAACAAACCACCTACAAATGA
- a CDS encoding malonyl-CoA O-methyltransferase produces the protein MTEAQLKEPDVSKREETPFLKRTLIKPSNPVSDRSVLVFLHGWGCDNRTWDAFLPTLLEFIGDERELLFIDLPGFGKNADFSVEGQEDLLVQLSRVLPGNATLVGWSLGGMIATQLASRHPEKVGRLITIATNPRFVKDDSDSASKTPWKHAMERETYEEFVTSFNEQPEETLTRFIALQAMGDTERKTVTDTLKTVQGFEAPQQSSWARALAYLDGLDNRTALRNLQQPGLHIFGKADALVPVRAGRSVQGLAPAHWVERITGAGHAPHLSHPRQVAATINAFLKHQPPRLSQRKRRIANSFSSAAKEYDTLARLQKRVVDSLVQFSLGTGGSMGQTLLDLGCGTGYCIERLLQQFPAITQPEGRIHALDIAEGMLDQAQQKFSELGVVEQIHWHLGDMESLPFVDDSFDGCISSLTVQWSENPSQLFDEMFRALKPGGWFAFSTLGPETLFELRSAWRMVDEFAHVNQFMALESIKSVAEQAGLQMVAYKSETPVLYYHSVVHLMRELKGIGAHTLNEGRQQGLMGRGTFHRLEKAYGNWLDPDRGLPARYEVYYIYLRKPSEE, from the coding sequence ATGACGGAAGCCCAATTGAAAGAACCTGATGTAAGTAAACGGGAAGAAACACCGTTTTTGAAGCGTACTCTTATTAAACCCAGTAACCCCGTGTCTGATCGTTCTGTGCTGGTTTTTTTACACGGTTGGGGCTGCGACAACCGTACGTGGGATGCCTTTTTGCCAACGCTGCTGGAGTTTATTGGCGACGAACGCGAACTGCTGTTTATCGATTTGCCCGGTTTTGGAAAAAATGCCGATTTCAGTGTTGAGGGGCAGGAAGATCTGCTCGTGCAGCTTTCGCGTGTATTGCCGGGAAATGCAACCTTGGTGGGTTGGTCGTTGGGCGGGATGATTGCCACGCAATTAGCCAGTCGCCACCCGGAAAAAGTCGGGCGGCTTATTACCATTGCCACCAACCCCCGATTTGTCAAAGACGATAGCGACTCTGCCAGTAAAACTCCCTGGAAACACGCCATGGAGCGCGAAACCTATGAGGAGTTTGTAACCAGTTTTAACGAGCAGCCTGAAGAGACCTTAACGCGCTTCATTGCACTTCAGGCAATGGGCGACACAGAGCGCAAAACCGTAACGGATACCCTGAAAACAGTGCAGGGTTTCGAAGCGCCACAACAATCGAGTTGGGCTCGGGCCCTGGCTTATTTGGATGGGCTCGACAATCGCACGGCGTTGCGCAATTTACAGCAGCCGGGCTTACATATCTTTGGCAAGGCTGATGCCTTGGTGCCGGTGCGGGCTGGTCGATCGGTACAGGGCTTGGCGCCGGCCCATTGGGTGGAACGCATTACCGGAGCGGGGCACGCGCCACATCTCAGTCATCCTCGTCAGGTGGCCGCGACAATCAATGCCTTTTTGAAGCACCAGCCACCGCGCCTCAGCCAGCGTAAACGCCGCATTGCCAATTCCTTTAGCAGTGCCGCCAAGGAATACGACACTCTGGCGCGTTTGCAAAAACGAGTGGTCGATTCACTGGTGCAATTCAGTTTGGGCACTGGCGGTTCCATGGGGCAGACACTTCTTGATTTGGGTTGTGGTACCGGCTATTGCATTGAGCGATTGTTGCAGCAGTTCCCAGCCATCACGCAACCTGAAGGTAGAATCCACGCTCTGGATATCGCCGAAGGTATGCTGGATCAGGCGCAACAAAAGTTTTCTGAGCTGGGCGTGGTCGAGCAGATCCATTGGCATTTGGGCGATATGGAATCTCTACCGTTTGTTGACGATTCCTTCGACGGCTGCATTTCAAGCCTCACGGTACAGTGGAGTGAGAACCCCTCACAGTTGTTTGACGAAATGTTTCGCGCCCTCAAGCCTGGCGGTTGGTTTGCCTTCAGTACCCTCGGCCCGGAAACCCTGTTTGAGCTGCGCTCAGCGTGGCGCATGGTGGATGAGTTCGCGCACGTTAATCAGTTTATGGCCTTGGAAAGCATTAAATCTGTGGCAGAACAGGCGGGTTTGCAAATGGTCGCCTACAAATCGGAGACGCCGGTGCTCTATTACCACAGCGTGGTGCACCTGATGCGCGAGTTGAAAGGCATTGGGGCTCACACCCTCAATGAAGGGCGTCAGCAAGGCTTGATGGGGCGTGGCACTTTTCATCGTCTCGAAAAAGCTTATGGCAATTGGCTTGACCCCGACCGCGGTTTACCCGCGCGTTACGAGGTTTACTACATCTATCTGCGTAAACCGAGCGAAGAATAA
- a CDS encoding 8-amino-7-oxononanoate synthase (manually curated) has protein sequence MGFESRLKNTLDERRALQRYRSRRIVTSPQAAMICESGRELLNFCSNDYLGLASHPDVVLAMQEATGAWGVGSGASHLVNGHSEEHHKLEEELAEFTGRERALLFSTGYMANMGVLNALVGRGDLVLQDKINHASLIDGGLLSGAELQRYRHNDMDHLAARLARAASKLSLVVTDGVFSMDGDLANLPQLVEIIENFGAWLMVDDAHGFGVLGDGGRGTVSYFGLNQTQVPVLIGTLGKAFGTFGAFVAGSELLIESLIQLSRTYIYTTALPPAVAAASRVSLKLLRDANACRDHLKQCIAQFRRGCEQLGLTLMESYSPIQPVVVGTDAAALRMSQLLADKGCWVSAIRPPTVPDGTARLRVTITAAHTEKQITELLQAFEYAVSQMHGEE, from the coding sequence TTGGGTTTTGAATCACGTTTAAAAAACACATTAGACGAGCGGCGGGCTTTGCAGCGCTATCGCTCGCGGCGTATTGTGACTTCGCCACAGGCGGCGATGATTTGTGAATCGGGACGCGAGTTGTTGAATTTTTGCAGCAACGACTACCTCGGCTTGGCAAGTCACCCCGATGTCGTGTTGGCGATGCAGGAGGCTACTGGCGCCTGGGGCGTTGGTAGCGGTGCGTCCCACTTGGTCAACGGCCATTCCGAAGAGCACCACAAGCTAGAGGAAGAGTTAGCTGAATTCACCGGTCGAGAGCGGGCATTGTTATTTTCCACCGGTTACATGGCCAACATGGGGGTTCTCAATGCGCTTGTCGGCCGTGGTGACCTGGTATTGCAAGATAAAATCAATCACGCATCTTTGATCGATGGTGGTTTATTGAGCGGTGCCGAGCTGCAACGCTATCGTCACAATGACATGGATCATCTCGCCGCACGATTGGCGCGCGCAGCCAGCAAGCTCTCGCTGGTTGTTACAGACGGCGTTTTTAGCATGGATGGCGACCTCGCAAACCTGCCGCAACTTGTTGAAATTATAGAAAATTTTGGTGCCTGGTTGATGGTGGACGACGCCCACGGATTTGGTGTTCTGGGTGACGGCGGCCGCGGAACTGTGTCATATTTTGGCTTGAATCAAACACAAGTGCCTGTGTTGATTGGTACTCTGGGAAAAGCCTTTGGCACATTTGGCGCGTTTGTTGCGGGCTCTGAGTTGTTAATTGAGAGCCTGATTCAGTTGTCGCGCACCTATATCTACACCACGGCGCTGCCGCCCGCTGTTGCTGCAGCAAGTCGTGTGAGTCTAAAACTGTTGCGCGACGCCAATGCGTGTCGCGACCATTTAAAACAATGCATTGCGCAGTTTCGGCGAGGGTGTGAACAACTGGGGTTAACTCTTATGGAGTCCTATTCCCCCATTCAACCTGTGGTGGTTGGCACAGACGCAGCCGCCCTAAGAATGTCTCAGTTGTTAGCTGATAAGGGTTGTTGGGTGAGCGCGATTCGTCCTCCCACCGTACCTGATGGTACCGCACGATTACGGGTGACCATAACCGCAGCACATACTGAAAAACAAATAACCGAGCTGTTGCAAGCATTCGAATACGCTGTCTCACAAATGCACGGCGAGGAGTAA
- a CDS encoding SprA family protein: protein MITTSLPNNLANLVAPFNPVGQRPVGEEDAAGRISSLKPVEQSAAGARTQVRTQQSDSQLGDRESAEETPDSDDAGLDAQRQLSSAEQRRLDQEQQQISKLASRDREVRAHEQAHAAIGGLYAGAAQYQFERGPDGVRYAVGGEVPINVGREASPEATIAKMQIVKRAALAPAEPSPQDRSVAAQASRLEAQARQELRSNEDTNESQTADSQDQGENASSNSVTGPGIAESRPRPSTNNDAPVTPSLPLSGNLLSSRLSASISNTSLESREPGSILDQLV from the coding sequence GTGATAACTACATCACTACCTAACAATTTGGCGAATCTGGTCGCCCCTTTTAATCCTGTGGGTCAACGCCCTGTGGGAGAGGAAGACGCGGCCGGAAGAATTTCGTCTTTGAAGCCTGTGGAACAATCAGCCGCTGGTGCCCGAACCCAGGTTCGCACCCAGCAAAGTGACTCCCAGCTGGGGGACCGCGAATCTGCCGAGGAAACTCCCGATAGCGACGACGCCGGCCTTGACGCACAGCGCCAGTTATCCTCCGCTGAGCAACGCCGTCTCGACCAGGAACAGCAGCAAATTTCCAAACTGGCATCCCGTGACCGGGAAGTTCGCGCCCATGAACAGGCGCACGCAGCAATTGGCGGGCTGTACGCGGGCGCCGCACAATATCAGTTTGAACGAGGCCCCGACGGCGTGCGCTACGCAGTAGGTGGTGAGGTGCCGATAAACGTTGGTCGCGAAGCATCACCAGAAGCCACAATTGCCAAAATGCAGATTGTGAAGAGAGCGGCGCTGGCCCCGGCCGAACCCTCACCGCAAGATCGTAGCGTTGCCGCTCAGGCAAGTCGTCTTGAAGCTCAAGCACGTCAGGAATTGCGGTCTAATGAAGACACAAACGAATCGCAAACAGCAGACTCGCAAGATCAGGGCGAAAACGCCTCAAGTAACAGCGTAACTGGGCCGGGTATAGCAGAGTCTAGGCCACGCCCAAGCACCAATAACGATGCACCGGTGACTCCATCCTTGCCGCTATCCGGCAATCTACTCAGTTCCCGCTTGAGCGCGAGCATTTCCAACACCAGTTTAGAGTCCCGAGAACCGGGAAGTATTCTCGATCAACTGGTCTAG
- a CDS encoding biotin synthase, with translation MSPDQPLVRHDWRREEILALFDLPFNDLMFRAQTVHRQYFDPNEVQVSTLCSIKTGACPEDCAYCPQSARYDTGLEREKLLAVEKVLEEAKAAKASGATRFCMGAAWRSPHQRDMKYVLDMVKGVKSMGMETCMTLGMLSAEQAVELKEAGLDYYNHNLDTSPEYYNCIITTRTYQDRLDTLENVRSAGLKVCAGGIVGMGEEQQDRAGLLQQLANMKEHPESVPINMLVRVAGTPLADEADLDPFDFIRTIAVARIVMPASHVRLSAGREEMNDQMQSLAFLAGANSIFYGEKLLTTPNPEANEDMQLFQRLGIRPESYHPEQTEAELEEAITEQLVDAHNDKFFYNAVS, from the coding sequence ATGTCTCCCGACCAGCCCCTTGTGCGCCATGATTGGCGTCGTGAAGAAATTCTCGCTTTGTTTGATCTGCCCTTTAACGACTTGATGTTTCGTGCACAAACGGTGCATCGACAGTATTTCGACCCCAACGAAGTGCAAGTGAGCACCTTGTGCTCGATAAAAACCGGTGCCTGCCCGGAAGATTGTGCCTATTGCCCTCAGAGTGCGCGTTACGACACGGGCTTGGAGCGGGAAAAACTGCTGGCGGTTGAAAAGGTGCTTGAAGAAGCCAAGGCCGCGAAAGCCAGTGGCGCGACGCGTTTTTGCATGGGTGCTGCGTGGCGATCGCCGCACCAGCGTGACATGAAGTACGTACTCGATATGGTCAAGGGCGTAAAGTCGATGGGCATGGAAACCTGCATGACATTGGGCATGTTAAGCGCCGAGCAGGCTGTTGAGCTTAAAGAGGCCGGCTTGGACTACTACAACCACAATCTTGATACCTCGCCGGAATACTACAACTGTATCATCACCACAAGAACCTACCAGGATCGTCTCGACACTTTGGAAAATGTGCGTTCCGCAGGTTTGAAAGTGTGTGCTGGCGGTATCGTGGGTATGGGCGAAGAGCAACAGGATCGTGCCGGATTACTGCAGCAACTTGCCAATATGAAAGAACACCCAGAGTCGGTTCCCATTAATATGCTGGTGCGCGTGGCGGGAACGCCGCTGGCCGATGAGGCCGATCTCGATCCTTTTGATTTTATTCGCACCATCGCCGTGGCTCGTATTGTGATGCCGGCATCTCACGTGCGTTTATCTGCCGGGCGTGAGGAAATGAACGATCAGATGCAGTCGCTGGCGTTTCTGGCCGGCGCCAATTCCATTTTCTATGGCGAAAAACTGCTTACAACTCCCAACCCTGAAGCAAATGAAGATATGCAACTGTTCCAGCGCTTGGGTATTCGCCCAGAATCCTATCACCCGGAGCAGACCGAAGCTGAACTTGAAGAAGCAATTACCGAGCAATTGGTTGATGCCCACAACGATAAATTTTTCTATAACGCAGTTAGTTGA